The following coding sequences are from one Salinicoccus sp. Bachu38 window:
- a CDS encoding GMC family oxidoreductase translates to MAETLDKKEVVVVGMGWAGSIVAAELAKSGKQVLGLERGREKTTEDYLTAHDEYRYVVGHEMMQDLSKETITYRNALDEEALPMRRFGAFLIGTDVGGGGVHWNGDTWFYNPYDFELKSRTEEKYGPDKVSDDYLIQDWGITYDELLPYYEKFEETAGISGEQNPMGPERRKPYPTPPMKMTPLLSDFKAACEAAGATPFRTPAGNMSEQYTNPDGMTLAACQYCGFCEKFGCEWGAKSSPIVTTIPVAKQHDNFELRTNANVLEILKEDGEVTGVHYIDPRTQLEYIQPADVVVVTSHTTNNTKLLLHSELGTAYDPETGDGAVGKNYCLHITPSVTAFFDKEYNMSMGAGALGVTIDDYNNDNFDHSDVDFIHGGSISMKQQGKRPILENAVPQGTKNWGAEFKNESINAYNRSAGAWAQMITLPYVNNYLSLDPTYTDDYGRPLLRVTYDVTDHDRNVHEYIADRIEEILDEMNPVSKNRSELGEHFDILPAHNDHIVGGTIMGADPETSVVNNYLQMWDADNVFVIGGSNFPHNGGYNPTGTVGALAYRAAEGIEQYLDDNGPLVDA, encoded by the coding sequence ATGGCTGAAACACTCGATAAAAAGGAAGTTGTCGTTGTCGGCATGGGCTGGGCAGGAAGCATCGTCGCTGCCGAGCTTGCTAAATCCGGCAAGCAGGTACTCGGTCTCGAACGGGGTCGCGAGAAGACGACGGAGGACTATCTGACTGCGCACGATGAATATCGCTATGTCGTCGGGCACGAAATGATGCAGGACCTTTCCAAGGAGACCATCACTTACCGCAATGCGCTTGATGAGGAGGCTTTGCCGATGCGCCGCTTCGGTGCATTCCTGATCGGGACGGATGTTGGTGGTGGTGGTGTCCACTGGAACGGTGATACATGGTTCTATAACCCATACGACTTTGAACTGAAATCACGGACAGAGGAGAAATATGGTCCGGACAAAGTTTCCGACGATTACCTGATACAGGACTGGGGCATTACATATGACGAGCTCCTGCCGTATTATGAAAAATTTGAAGAGACGGCCGGCATCAGCGGGGAGCAGAACCCGATGGGTCCGGAACGCAGAAAACCGTATCCGACACCACCGATGAAGATGACGCCGCTCCTTTCGGATTTCAAGGCGGCCTGTGAAGCGGCGGGTGCCACTCCGTTCAGGACACCTGCCGGCAACATGTCGGAACAATATACGAATCCGGATGGCATGACACTCGCCGCGTGCCAGTACTGCGGATTCTGTGAAAAATTCGGCTGTGAATGGGGGGCGAAATCCTCTCCGATCGTCACAACGATTCCGGTCGCCAAGCAGCATGACAACTTCGAACTGCGCACGAACGCAAATGTCCTTGAAATACTGAAGGAGGACGGGGAAGTGACCGGTGTGCACTACATCGATCCGCGGACCCAACTCGAATACATCCAGCCGGCGGATGTCGTCGTGGTCACAAGCCATACGACGAACAATACGAAACTGCTGCTCCACTCCGAACTGGGTACGGCGTATGACCCTGAAACAGGCGACGGGGCAGTCGGAAAGAACTACTGTCTCCATATCACGCCATCCGTCACCGCCTTCTTCGACAAGGAATACAACATGTCCATGGGTGCCGGCGCCCTCGGGGTGACCATCGATGACTACAACAATGACAACTTCGACCACTCGGATGTCGACTTCATCCACGGCGGATCGATATCCATGAAACAGCAGGGCAAGCGCCCAATCCTTGAGAATGCAGTACCCCAGGGTACGAAGAATTGGGGGGCCGAGTTCAAGAATGAGTCCATCAATGCATATAATCGCTCTGCAGGGGCATGGGCACAGATGATCACACTCCCTTATGTAAACAACTACCTGTCCCTCGATCCGACATACACGGATGATTATGGCCGCCCACTTCTCCGGGTCACCTATGACGTCACCGACCATGACAGGAATGTACACGAGTACATTGCGGACCGCATCGAGGAGATACTGGATGAAATGAACCCGGTATCCAAGAACCGCAGCGAGCTCGGCGAGCACTTTGATATACTGCCCGCCCATAACGACCATATTGTCGGCGGTACAATCATGGGGGCTGACCCGGAAACGAGCGTCGTCAACAACTACCTCCAGATGTGGGATGCAGACAATGTGTTCGTCATCGGCGGATCGAACTTCCCGCACAACGGCGGCTACAATCCGACAGGTACGGTCGGTGCCCTGGCATACCGTGCAGCTGAAGGCATCGAGCAGTACCTCGATGACAACGGCCCGCTTGTCGACGCTTAA
- a CDS encoding gluconate 2-dehydrogenase subunit 3 family protein translates to MSNEETEKSFSRRNFLKMSGVATGTLITGTYLGSLLGDEAPPATDEPETGSQGDSEGSDSGSQQQNFTRAYKFFQNPEEFQIIEAATERIFPEDDNGPGAQALGVAWFIDHELSGGYGANAREYMKGPFKEGTDFQGPQYATLRRDIFRDGMRLMNEEALSAHDVPFYELEGGQQDEILTRMQENELELPGLEAGDFFEELRLVTLSGAYADPLYGGNIEMKGWEMKKFPGAYMSYREEIEQEGFVEKEMQSNSTHISH, encoded by the coding sequence ATGTCTAACGAGGAAACAGAAAAGTCTTTTTCAAGACGAAATTTCTTAAAGATGTCGGGTGTGGCCACAGGAACGCTTATAACGGGTACATACCTTGGATCGCTGCTCGGTGATGAAGCGCCTCCGGCAACTGATGAACCCGAAACCGGAAGTCAGGGAGATTCAGAGGGATCCGATTCCGGCAGCCAGCAGCAGAACTTCACACGTGCATATAAGTTCTTCCAGAATCCGGAGGAATTCCAAATAATCGAAGCAGCGACGGAGCGGATCTTCCCTGAAGATGATAATGGACCGGGCGCCCAGGCGCTTGGAGTCGCATGGTTCATCGACCATGAGCTTTCAGGCGGATATGGTGCGAATGCACGGGAGTACATGAAGGGTCCCTTCAAGGAAGGCACAGACTTCCAGGGTCCACAGTATGCGACGCTCAGAAGGGATATTTTCCGGGACGGGATGCGTCTCATGAATGAAGAGGCGTTATCCGCTCATGATGTGCCCTTCTATGAACTCGAAGGCGGACAGCAGGACGAGATCCTTACCCGCATGCAGGAGAACGAGCTGGAGTTGCCGGGGCTCGAAGCCGGGGATTTCTTCGAGGAGCTGCGCCTTGTCACGCTTTCAGGCGCCTATGCTGATCCACTGTATGGGGGCAACATTGAAATGAAGGGCTGGGAGATGAAAAAGTTCCCGGGTGCATATATGAGTTACAGAGAGGAAATCGAACAGGAAGGATTTGTGGAGAAGGAAATGCAGTCGAATTCTACACACATTTCCCATTAA
- a CDS encoding nuclease-related domain-containing protein: MFLTDRKKTKELNFHEVLERRAELEEGEKRRLKMLRQGFEGEQTYDRLWDEVGHEQLLIFRDLWLKVENATLQIDALIVGEDRLIVNEIKNYSGMYQYGNGSWSVNGFQISEDPLAQASRTAGKLIRLKYGGSHPFDVDRKVAFVNPNFNLTIDSDENEKHIVTRSMMKYYMRDIARRHAGPNAAALSNTIRNFIIDDPMATPEVEAGRIRTGLYCGRCGSYKLTLDRYRSHCGSCGHQETIEYQIVKAIVDYALLFPEQPIEKRSVVWLTGNQLNPRRIEFNMNKYCRLVRRGRHSAYVIDTTDITELLKVKGYNSKYEKRKII, encoded by the coding sequence ATGTTTTTGACGGATAGGAAGAAAACGAAGGAACTTAATTTTCACGAAGTGCTCGAACGGCGTGCGGAATTGGAGGAAGGGGAGAAGAGACGGCTGAAGATGCTGCGCCAGGGATTCGAAGGTGAGCAGACATATGACCGGCTGTGGGATGAGGTCGGGCATGAACAGCTGCTGATCTTCCGCGATCTCTGGCTGAAGGTCGAGAATGCCACACTGCAGATCGATGCGCTGATAGTGGGCGAGGACCGGCTGATCGTCAATGAAATCAAGAACTACAGCGGCATGTACCAATACGGGAATGGCAGCTGGTCGGTCAATGGCTTCCAGATCTCAGAAGACCCGCTCGCCCAGGCCAGCCGGACCGCCGGCAAGCTCATCCGGTTGAAATATGGCGGCAGCCATCCATTCGATGTCGACAGGAAAGTCGCTTTCGTCAATCCGAACTTTAACCTCACCATCGATTCGGATGAAAATGAAAAGCACATCGTCACCCGTTCGATGATGAAATACTACATGCGCGATATTGCGCGGCGGCATGCCGGCCCCAATGCAGCGGCCTTGTCGAATACCATCCGGAACTTCATCATCGACGACCCGATGGCGACGCCGGAAGTGGAGGCGGGGCGGATCAGGACGGGATTGTATTGTGGACGGTGCGGCAGCTACAAACTGACACTTGACCGTTACCGTTCACATTGTGGATCATGTGGTCATCAGGAAACAATCGAGTATCAAATTGTCAAAGCAATTGTTGATTACGCTTTATTATTTCCGGAACAGCCGATTGAAAAAAGAAGTGTGGTCTGGCTTACCGGAAATCAACTCAATCCAAGAAGAATAGAGTTCAATATGAATAAATACTGCAGACTCGTCAGACGTGGACGCCATTCTGCCTATGTGATCGATACAACTGATATCACGGAGTTGCTGAAAGTGAAAGGCTACAACTCAAAATATGAAAAGAGGAAAATAATATGA
- a CDS encoding CapA family protein, producing MMKVLMFVLLSLPFGNGEAADYETYEKELAHVSGETIHNVINTHFQTSFSFAATGDVLIHDHLYEDVETESGYDFISRVDEVAPYLQKQDLVFMNQETPIGGEALRLSGYPAFNAPLEAADLLEYFDADIVSLANNHTLDRSTEGVERTANILNEKEIEYVGANTSPEDAERKRIMDVNGVEVGFLAYTYGTNGIPVPEGEDHLVNLIDMETILSDMEDLRDEVDMLVVSMHQGVEYEPYPRDEHVQQFEQIAEAGADIILGHHPHVLQPVDIYEREDGGETVIAYSLANFFSAQQDLDTKLGGVIEFDVNHKMGTGETTVEGVRFMPTYVHSEEYDNFELVPLADADEYGLEDADGVYQDVSEHMQSYTDELEVVEYLE from the coding sequence ATGATGAAAGTGTTGATGTTCGTGCTGCTGAGCCTGCCGTTCGGCAATGGGGAGGCCGCGGATTACGAAACATACGAGAAGGAGCTTGCGCATGTGTCCGGGGAGACGATACATAATGTGATCAACACCCACTTCCAGACATCGTTCAGCTTCGCGGCGACGGGGGATGTGCTGATCCACGACCACCTGTACGAGGATGTGGAGACGGAATCGGGCTATGATTTCATCTCGCGTGTCGATGAGGTGGCGCCGTACCTGCAGAAGCAGGATCTCGTGTTCATGAACCAGGAGACGCCGATCGGCGGGGAGGCATTGCGCCTGAGCGGCTATCCGGCGTTCAATGCGCCGCTTGAGGCGGCGGATCTGCTCGAGTATTTCGATGCGGACATCGTGTCGCTTGCCAACAACCACACGCTTGATCGGAGCACGGAGGGCGTGGAGCGCACGGCCAATATCCTGAATGAGAAAGAGATCGAGTATGTCGGGGCGAACACGAGTCCCGAGGACGCGGAGCGGAAGCGGATCATGGATGTGAACGGCGTCGAAGTCGGATTCCTCGCCTACACGTATGGGACGAACGGCATCCCGGTGCCGGAGGGTGAGGATCACCTCGTGAACCTGATCGACATGGAGACGATCCTGTCCGACATGGAGGATCTGCGGGATGAGGTCGACATGCTGGTCGTCAGCATGCACCAGGGCGTCGAGTATGAACCGTATCCGCGTGATGAGCATGTCCAGCAGTTCGAGCAGATCGCAGAAGCCGGCGCGGACATTATATTGGGCCACCACCCGCACGTGCTGCAGCCGGTCGACATCTATGAACGGGAGGACGGCGGGGAGACCGTCATCGCCTACTCCCTTGCCAACTTCTTCAGTGCCCAGCAGGATCTCGATACCAAGCTCGGCGGGGTGATCGAATTCGATGTGAACCATAAGATGGGAACGGGCGAGACCACCGTCGAAGGCGTCCGCTTCATGCCGACATACGTCCACAGCGAGGAGTACGACAACTTCGAGCTGGTTCCGCTGGCTGATGCCGATGAATACGGACTGGAGGACGCCGATGGTGTCTATCAGGATGTCAGCGAGCACATGCAGTCGTACACGGATGAGCTGGAAGTCGTAGAATATCTGGAGTGA
- a CDS encoding MFS transporter produces MATNDHKKRFWKLAFILCLTEIVRGMFILSYLPALPTIGIISLSLSATVITMHYVFDAVTNIWLGFLMRKIGAWWTMFLSYVVGIGAMVTVMFDQSFYVLLIAACLLGISVCPIWIIALSNVQDENRGREMGLIFFAWLSGLGTGMVIMNFLIGIFDAASVYAMAGVFLINFIVFLVMPGDYKVQTRDGETAGRRKQRLPLRETWEILRHHMRNMPGIMLQGLGVGMLLPVLPTYITTLLELNYFEYTFFILLVFGIVGFGMTVLSRALDIHTERFTRSVITGGFLIYAGGVIWFSTLETVWLIFIIASLIGLAYGIMLPAWNKYLAGTIASSQKEESWGVISSVQGVGAMIGPMLGGLTADIFGTVTATLMASGLIFAVLFAYYAVLFSFNWRAARG; encoded by the coding sequence ATGGCAACCAATGATCATAAGAAAAGATTCTGGAAACTCGCTTTCATCCTCTGCCTGACGGAAATCGTCCGGGGGATGTTCATATTGAGCTACCTGCCCGCACTGCCGACCATCGGCATCATATCGCTCAGCCTGTCCGCCACCGTCATCACGATGCACTACGTCTTCGATGCCGTGACGAACATCTGGCTCGGCTTCCTGATGCGCAAGATCGGCGCGTGGTGGACGATGTTCCTGTCATATGTCGTCGGCATCGGGGCGATGGTCACGGTCATGTTCGACCAGAGCTTCTACGTGCTGCTGATTGCGGCGTGCCTGCTCGGCATCAGCGTCTGTCCGATATGGATCATCGCCCTCTCGAACGTCCAGGACGAGAACCGCGGCCGCGAGATGGGACTCATCTTCTTCGCGTGGCTGTCCGGACTCGGTACCGGCATGGTCATCATGAACTTCCTGATCGGCATATTCGATGCCGCTTCCGTCTATGCGATGGCCGGGGTGTTCCTGATCAACTTCATCGTCTTCCTCGTCATGCCGGGCGACTACAAGGTCCAGACCCGGGACGGCGAGACGGCTGGCCGGCGCAAGCAGCGCCTGCCGCTTCGTGAGACATGGGAGATACTGCGCCACCATATGAGGAACATGCCCGGCATCATGCTGCAGGGGCTCGGCGTCGGCATGCTGCTGCCGGTCCTGCCGACATACATCACGACGCTGCTCGAGCTGAACTATTTCGAATATACCTTTTTCATCCTGCTCGTCTTCGGCATCGTCGGATTCGGCATGACGGTGCTGAGCCGTGCGCTCGATATCCACACCGAGCGCTTCACGCGCAGTGTAATCACCGGCGGATTCCTGATCTATGCCGGCGGCGTCATCTGGTTCAGCACGCTCGAGACGGTGTGGCTGATCTTCATCATCGCAAGCCTCATCGGACTCGCCTACGGCATCATGCTGCCTGCGTGGAATAAATACCTCGCCGGCACGATCGCCAGCAGCCAGAAGGAGGAGTCGTGGGGCGTCATCAGTTCCGTCCAGGGCGTCGGTGCCATGATCGGTCCGATGCTCGGTGGGCTCACGGCCGACATCTTCGGCACCGTGACCGCAACCCTCATGGCGAGCGGCCTGATCTTCGCCGTCCTATTCGCCTACTACGCTGTGCTGTTCTCGTTCAACTGGCGGGCGGCACGGGGCTGA
- a CDS encoding UDP-N-acetylmuramoyl-L-alanyl-D-glutamate--2,6-diaminopimelate ligase — MNSKTLISLLKIKEAYGDFPETVTNITMDSREVDGHSVFVAIRGYQVDGFDFIPQAIRSGCRFIVTDRHREMPEGVGLLVVRDPEKVAALFAEYIYDFPHETQTMIGVTGTNGKTTVATMIHNLSRALGKNSAYLGTNGFMLNEDRYGSTNTTPETTRLHKRIQEAHERETEVFTMEVSSHALGLGRTFGIDYDITIFTNLTQDHLDFHNTMDEYGYTKGLLFSQMGHNMKDRKYIILNQDDPWAARYSRMTPHEVITYGMTSEADFHPTDIEGTLEGFNFTLNTPEGAFHVDSPYIGHFNIQNLMCAIISEWLQGYRLPRIIGAVSDMAPVEGRLEVLDKTLPIDIIIDFAHTPDALDKIIDTIEPFVTQRLIFLVGMTGERDLSKAREMGRISTRADVAIFTPDNPANDDPRMLVEALEAGAAHDSYHSFTDRTEGIEYAIDIAEPGDTVVLACKGREPYQIMEDYVKVPHRDDLIALDRAYRKYRRDEYVTDTDIHQ, encoded by the coding sequence ATGAATTCGAAGACTCTGATTTCCCTTCTGAAAATAAAAGAGGCATATGGGGATTTCCCGGAAACTGTGACAAACATAACGATGGATTCACGCGAAGTGGATGGACACTCCGTATTCGTCGCGATCAGAGGCTACCAGGTGGATGGCTTCGACTTTATTCCACAGGCCATCCGGTCCGGCTGCCGGTTCATCGTCACAGATCGCCACCGGGAGATGCCGGAGGGCGTCGGGCTGCTCGTCGTCCGGGACCCGGAGAAGGTGGCCGCCCTGTTTGCGGAGTACATCTATGATTTTCCGCATGAAACCCAGACGATGATCGGGGTCACCGGAACGAACGGCAAGACGACCGTGGCGACGATGATCCACAATCTGAGCCGGGCACTCGGCAAGAACAGCGCCTATCTCGGGACGAACGGGTTCATGCTCAATGAAGACCGCTACGGCAGCACGAACACGACGCCGGAGACGACGCGCCTGCACAAGCGCATCCAGGAGGCCCATGAGCGGGAGACGGAAGTGTTCACGATGGAGGTGTCGTCGCATGCCCTCGGGCTCGGGCGCACATTCGGCATCGACTATGACATCACGATCTTCACGAACCTGACGCAGGATCATCTCGATTTCCACAATACGATGGATGAGTACGGCTATACGAAGGGCCTCCTGTTCTCCCAGATGGGGCACAACATGAAGGACCGCAAATACATCATCCTCAACCAGGACGATCCATGGGCGGCGCGCTACAGCAGGATGACGCCGCACGAAGTGATCACCTACGGCATGACTTCTGAAGCGGACTTCCATCCGACGGATATAGAAGGGACGCTCGAAGGCTTCAACTTCACGCTCAATACGCCGGAAGGCGCCTTCCATGTCGATTCGCCGTACATCGGCCACTTCAATATACAGAACCTGATGTGCGCCATCATCAGCGAATGGCTGCAGGGGTACCGGCTGCCCCGCATCATCGGCGCCGTCAGTGACATGGCACCGGTCGAAGGGCGCCTTGAAGTGCTGGACAAGACGCTGCCGATCGACATCATCATCGATTTCGCCCATACGCCGGACGCACTGGACAAGATCATAGATACAATCGAGCCCTTCGTCACCCAGCGTCTGATCTTCCTCGTCGGCATGACCGGCGAGCGTGACCTGTCGAAGGCCCGTGAAATGGGGCGCATATCCACGCGGGCGGACGTGGCGATCTTCACGCCGGACAATCCGGCCAATGACGACCCAAGGATGCTCGTCGAGGCACTCGAGGCGGGTGCGGCGCATGACAGCTACCATTCCTTCACGGACCGCACGGAAGGCATCGAATACGCCATCGACATCGCGGAGCCCGGCGACACGGTGGTCCTCGCATGCAAGGGCCGCGAGCCGTACCAGATCATGGAGGACTATGTGAAGGTGCCGCACCGCGACGACCTGATCGCACTGGATAGGGCCTACCGCAAATACCGGAGGGATGAATATGTTACAGATACAGACATCCATCAATGA
- a CDS encoding YueH family protein, with translation MLQIQTSINDVTMPVFIFPHEERNTCIVSIPDMNFSLEYSRTLSEADQAEEIVLHLFNVMDEAECEAVARDITRATSTK, from the coding sequence ATGTTACAGATACAGACATCCATCAATGATGTCACGATGCCGGTGTTCATTTTCCCGCACGAAGAACGGAACACGTGCATCGTCAGCATACCGGATATGAACTTCAGCCTGGAATACAGCCGGACGCTCAGTGAAGCGGACCAGGCCGAGGAGATCGTCCTCCATCTGTTCAATGTGATGGATGAGGCGGAATGCGAAGCAGTCGCGCGTGACATTACCCGAGCAACCTCTACAAAGTAA
- a CDS encoding peptide chain release factor 3 encodes MDFTHEIEKRKTFAIISHPDAGKTTLTEKLLLFGGAIRQAGTVKGKKGGKFATSDWMKVEQERGISVTSSVMQFDFDGYKINILDTPGHEDFSEDTYRTLMAVDSAVMVIDAAKGIEPQTLKLFKVCKMRGIPIFTFINKLDRVGKEPFELLEEIESTLEIETYPMTWPIGMGPSFFGIINRKDRAINPYREADKLALDDDYELKQDHPIAEDEAFQTAVDEFMLVEEAGDAFDRDKISRGDLTPVFFGSALSTFGIEEFLDTYVDYAPMPTPRKTKEESQVAPTNEDFSGFIFKIQANMDPRHRDRLAFMRVVSGKFTRGMEVTLARTGRKTKVNRATMFMADDTETVNEAYAGDIIGLYDTGNFQIGDTLYDGQKVDFEDLPQFTPEMFMKVSAKNVMKQKHFYKGIEQLVQEGAIQYYKTVHTNQPILGAVGQLQFEVFEHRMKNEYNTDVIMEPIGKKLARWVENEDAITDAMSTSRSNLVLDRYDNQVFLFENEFAMRWFSEKYPEIKLYTLL; translated from the coding sequence ATGGATTTCACTCATGAAATAGAAAAAAGAAAGACGTTCGCCATCATCTCGCACCCGGATGCCGGGAAGACGACGCTGACGGAGAAGCTGCTGCTCTTCGGCGGTGCCATCCGCCAGGCAGGGACGGTCAAGGGGAAGAAGGGCGGCAAGTTCGCCACTTCCGACTGGATGAAGGTGGAGCAGGAGCGTGGCATCAGTGTCACAAGTTCCGTCATGCAGTTCGACTTCGACGGCTATAAGATCAACATCCTGGATACCCCGGGGCACGAGGACTTCTCTGAGGATACGTACCGCACACTGATGGCAGTCGACTCCGCCGTCATGGTCATCGATGCCGCAAAAGGAATCGAGCCGCAGACGCTGAAGCTCTTCAAAGTCTGCAAGATGCGCGGCATTCCGATCTTCACGTTCATCAACAAGCTCGACCGTGTCGGCAAGGAGCCGTTCGAACTGCTCGAGGAGATCGAGTCCACACTCGAAATCGAGACGTACCCGATGACGTGGCCGATCGGCATGGGGCCAAGCTTCTTCGGCATCATCAACCGCAAGGACCGCGCGATCAACCCGTACCGCGAAGCGGACAAGCTCGCACTTGATGACGACTATGAACTGAAGCAGGACCACCCGATCGCTGAAGACGAAGCATTTCAGACCGCAGTCGATGAGTTCATGCTCGTCGAGGAGGCGGGGGACGCCTTCGACCGCGACAAGATTTCAAGAGGGGACCTGACGCCGGTCTTCTTCGGTTCCGCACTGTCCACGTTCGGCATCGAGGAATTCCTCGATACGTATGTCGACTATGCGCCGATGCCGACACCAAGGAAGACGAAGGAGGAGTCGCAGGTCGCACCGACGAACGAAGACTTCAGCGGCTTCATCTTCAAGATCCAGGCCAACATGGACCCGCGCCACCGCGACCGCCTGGCATTCATGCGCGTCGTCTCCGGCAAGTTCACGCGCGGCATGGAGGTCACCCTGGCCCGCACCGGACGGAAGACGAAGGTCAACCGGGCGACGATGTTCATGGCCGATGATACGGAGACCGTCAACGAGGCATACGCCGGCGACATCATCGGACTGTACGACACCGGCAACTTCCAGATCGGCGATACGCTCTATGACGGTCAGAAGGTCGACTTTGAGGATCTGCCGCAGTTCACGCCGGAGATGTTCATGAAGGTGTCTGCGAAGAACGTCATGAAGCAGAAGCACTTCTACAAGGGCATCGAACAGCTCGTGCAGGAGGGTGCCATCCAGTACTACAAGACGGTGCACACGAACCAGCCGATACTCGGTGCCGTCGGGCAGCTGCAGTTCGAAGTGTTCGAACACCGCATGAAGAACGAATACAACACGGACGTCATCATGGAGCCGATCGGCAAGAAGCTTGCCCGCTGGGTGGAGAACGAAGATGCCATCACGGATGCGATGAGCACGTCGCGCTCGAACCTCGTGCTCGACCGCTACGACAACCAGGTCTTCCTGTTCGAGAACGAGTTCGCCATGCGCTGGTTCAGCGAGAAGTATCCCGAAATAAAACTCTATACGCTGCTGTAG
- a CDS encoding TerC family protein: MDFAIILEYAWVLVVLIVLEGLLAADNAVVLAVMVKHLDRKRRKKALFYGLLGAFVFRMIAILLLVWLVQWWWMQALGALYLFYVSISHLIKLRQGEKEPEEPTAGTEGIALDEAKKKGGGFWFTVFKVELADIAFAIDSILAAAAIALALPEVGGDFFGVNAGQYTVMLIGGLIGVIIMRFFATWFVELLNRKPGLEVAAFIIVGWVGVKLAVLTLAHDAIGVIPHDFPHSTTWKLIFWAVMVIIISAGWFLSKDEGHGKKVESNY; this comes from the coding sequence ATGGATTTTGCGATAATTTTGGAGTACGCATGGGTGCTCGTCGTCCTGATCGTGCTTGAAGGGCTGCTTGCTGCAGACAACGCAGTCGTACTTGCCGTAATGGTCAAGCACCTGGACCGGAAACGCCGGAAGAAGGCGCTGTTCTACGGCCTGCTCGGTGCGTTCGTCTTCCGGATGATCGCCATACTGCTGCTCGTCTGGCTCGTCCAGTGGTGGTGGATGCAGGCACTCGGTGCGCTCTACCTGTTCTACGTATCGATCTCCCACCTCATCAAGCTGAGGCAGGGGGAGAAGGAACCGGAGGAACCGACGGCCGGCACGGAAGGCATCGCGCTGGACGAAGCGAAGAAGAAGGGCGGCGGATTCTGGTTTACAGTATTCAAGGTGGAGCTTGCGGACATCGCATTTGCCATCGATTCGATACTTGCAGCCGCAGCCATTGCGCTCGCCCTGCCTGAAGTCGGCGGAGACTTCTTCGGCGTCAATGCCGGACAGTATACCGTAATGCTCATCGGTGGCCTGATCGGGGTCATCATCATGCGGTTCTTCGCCACATGGTTCGTCGAGCTGCTCAACCGGAAGCCGGGACTCGAAGTGGCGGCATTCATCATCGTCGGCTGGGTCGGTGTGAAGCTTGCGGTGCTGACTCTGGCGCATGATGCGATCGGCGTCATACCGCATGACTTCCCGCATTCCACAACATGGAAGCTGATCTTCTGGGCGGTCATGGTGATCATCATTTCAGCCGGCTGGTTCCTGAGCAAGGATGAAGGCCACGGTAAAAAAGTGGAAAGCAATTATTAA